The nucleotide window CGAAGCTTCTGGATACTCTGCAGATCGACGGACGTACAGAGGGATTTTTTGTGAAACTGGGACGAAAAGAATGTGAAGAGGTTTACCGTCTGGCCTGCAGATAGAGACTTGACAGGAATGATGAAAGCCGGATGAGAAGGGCGGGAGAGAGATGAAAAAACGTTATTTGTGCCCAGTGTGTGATCATGAGCTGACGGCAAAGAGTTTTTGTCCGGAGTGTAAGCGGCTTCGGAAGGAGCCGATCATATATGAGGGAGATTTCCTGCCCAATGAAAGTGGTTCGGGGGCAGGCGTCCTCGAAACCGCGGCAGTGAAGCCGAAGGATACATGGAGTGCAGGGAGCTATGGGAGCGCTCCTGCGCGCACCGGTTCAAAAAGACCTTCGCCGGACGCTTACCAAAACACCAGGTATCCGGATACCTGTGGCGGAAAGCATACATATGGTATACCAAATGTCGATCCTCATCGGAGGAAAAATACTCTGGAGGATGAAAAAAAGAAGGACGGAAGCGGCATGAAGATTGTGGGCCGGCTGTTTTTTGCGGCGGCCCTGATTCTGGTCATTATCCTTTGCTGGGAACCGATCAAAATGACGGCTCTCAAGCTCTGGAAGGACAGCGGTCTGGAGACGGTCTTTAACGGAGAGGATGCTTCGGACGAGGAGCCAGATGATTCAGATATCTATCCACAGGAGGTTGATGAGGAAGAAATTCTGGCTGTCGGAGAGCCATGCAATGGTCATACTCATTACGATGTGGACGGACAGCTTTATGTGGACACGCTGGCCGGTTACTGTAAAGAACTGTGGCAGAGTGAAGATATCCAGATTTCCGATGCGGTGACCAGCAATTGGCTGTCCTCCTATGGGGACAGAGACTACACTTATTATGAGAAGAGCGTCTATGTTGATATCGGCGATGATACGGGAAGCTATTTTCGGATCGTTTCCGATACAGTCACCGGGGAGGTGATGCAGGTGTCAGTCTCCGCCAGTGAGAAGGATGCGGCTCAGAAGCTCCTGCTTTTGGCGGGTTGCGGCCTTAATCCTGCTACGGACCGGAACCAGCTCTGGCAGGAGGTGCAGGGCTTTTTTTCCGATGCGGAAGAGGAGGGCTATCTGTTTACGGAGTGGGGAACGAGTGATCTTTACGTTTCCATAGACGAGGGGAGCTATTACTGTACTCTGGAGTGCCTGGACGAATATGACAAATATTGACGGCAGAAGGCGTGTAGCTTAAAAGGAGGAGCGAAAAGGGGTAGGCCATGGAGAATTTTGATTTTTATGCGCCGACAAAGATGTTGTTCGGCAAAGGGAAGGCAGTCTGCCTGCCGGAAGAAATGAGACCGTTCGGAAACAGGGTGCTCATGGTGTACGGCGGCGGGAGCATTAAAAAGAATGGTATTTATGATACCGTATGCGGCATTTTGAAGGATAGCGGCTTTCAGTTCTGGGAGCTTGGGGGTGTGACGCCGAATCCTAAAATTGAGACTGTACGGGCAGGGATCGCCATGGCAAGAGAGCATCAGGCGGACATGATCCTGGCCGTGGGCGGCGGGAGCACCGTGGACTGTGGAAAAGTGATAGCGGCAGGATATTTCTACGAAGGAGACGCCTGGGACGTAGTGAAGGACCCGTCCTTGATTGCCGGCGCGCTTCCGGTATTTACTGTGCTGACCATGGCGGCTACCGGATCGGAGATGAATCCGACAGCGGTGATCACCAATCAGGCCGTCCATGAGAAGCAGGGAGTACACAGCAGCCATTTATACCCCCGGGCTTCTGTCCTGGATCCCACATATCTGTATACACTTCCGGCGATTCAGACAGCAGCCGGTGTGGCGGATATCATGTCCCACATTTTTGAAGGGTATTTTAAAAAGACAGAGGACGCGTATGTCCAGGATAAATTTTCAGAGGGTATCCTTAAGACCTGCATCAAATGGGGTCCTGTGGCCCTGACAGAGCCGGAGAATTATTCGGCCAGGGCGAATATCATGTGGGCGGCCAGCATGGCTCTGAACGGGCTGTGCGGATGCGGCAAGGAAGGAAAATGGTCCTGTCATGCCATACAGCATCAGCTTGGGGCATATTATGATATCACTCACGGCGTGGGGCTGGCTGTCATAACTCCTGCCTGGATGCGCTATATCTTGTCGGAAAACACAGTAGGGAAGTTTGTGGACTATGCCATAAATGTGTGGGGATTTCCCAGGCAGCCGGATGAATTTGCCTTGGCTAATATGGGGATTGACGCTACGGAGCAGTTTTTTGTTGACTGCGGGCTTCCCGTCACACTTTCCGAGCTGGGGATCGACGATTCCCTGTTTGAGGTAATGGCAAAGGCCGCGGTACCTTACGCACAGCTGGATACACAGGCTTACGTGCCTCTGCATGAGCAGGATGTGGTAAATATATACCGCGCTTGTCTGTAGAAATACAGGATTTAAAAGAGAGGAGATACAACCATCATGGAACATCAGTATAAACCGGAGACTATCTGCATTCAAAGCGGCTGGACACCTAAAAAGGGGGAGCCGAGAGTGCTGCCCATCTATCAGAGTACAACGTTTAAATATGATACCAGTGAGCAGATGGCCAGGCTTTTTGATCTGGAGGATGACGGGTATTTTT belongs to Qiania dongpingensis and includes:
- a CDS encoding iron-containing alcohol dehydrogenase, whose protein sequence is MENFDFYAPTKMLFGKGKAVCLPEEMRPFGNRVLMVYGGGSIKKNGIYDTVCGILKDSGFQFWELGGVTPNPKIETVRAGIAMAREHQADMILAVGGGSTVDCGKVIAAGYFYEGDAWDVVKDPSLIAGALPVFTVLTMAATGSEMNPTAVITNQAVHEKQGVHSSHLYPRASVLDPTYLYTLPAIQTAAGVADIMSHIFEGYFKKTEDAYVQDKFSEGILKTCIKWGPVALTEPENYSARANIMWAASMALNGLCGCGKEGKWSCHAIQHQLGAYYDITHGVGLAVITPAWMRYILSENTVGKFVDYAINVWGFPRQPDEFALANMGIDATEQFFVDCGLPVTLSELGIDDSLFEVMAKAAVPYAQLDTQAYVPLHEQDVVNIYRACL